A genomic region of Leptolyngbya sp. NIES-2104 contains the following coding sequences:
- a CDS encoding Uma2 family endonuclease → MSQATNRVYWTTEDLKLLPESSNRYEIIDGHLLMTRAPHWKHQKAIVKASRILDTWSETSQLGETVATPGVIFDDADNVIPDVIWISNERLAVGVDEEGHFTIAPELIIEVLSPGTQNERRDRETKLKLYAERGVQEYWILDWRTQQLEVYRRQDALLTLVATLFAQDMLSSPLLIGFNCSVAEFFR, encoded by the coding sequence ATGTCTCAAGCCACCAATCGAGTCTATTGGACAACTGAAGATCTGAAGCTTTTGCCTGAAAGCAGCAATCGCTACGAAATTATTGATGGACATTTGCTCATGACTCGTGCGCCGCATTGGAAGCATCAAAAAGCGATCGTTAAAGCTTCCAGAATTCTCGATACCTGGTCAGAAACCAGCCAATTAGGGGAAACAGTGGCGACTCCAGGTGTAATCTTCGATGATGCCGATAATGTGATTCCTGATGTGATTTGGATTAGCAATGAGCGCTTAGCAGTCGGAGTTGATGAAGAAGGACATTTTACGATCGCGCCAGAATTGATCATCGAAGTGCTCTCACCCGGAACGCAGAATGAACGAAGAGACCGAGAAACAAAACTAAAGCTGTACGCAGAACGTGGAGTGCAAGAGTATTGGATTCTCGATTGGCGCACCCAACAGTTAGAAGTTTATCGCCGTCAGGATGCGCTTCTAACACTGGTTGCAACTTTGTTCGCTCAAGACATGCTATCTTCGCCACTTTTAATAGGATTCAATTGCTCAGTCGCCGAGTTTTTTCGCTAA